In Prunus dulcis chromosome 1, ALMONDv2, whole genome shotgun sequence, the following are encoded in one genomic region:
- the LOC117624449 gene encoding ribosomal RNA small subunit methyltransferase H, with protein MAIASTSASASKLFSFSSLSFRLRSLTTASSISSNCSTTSKKKKEKEKLKQRVVIKEKRRTRSDREFKLENIKRYGDTATHIPVMLGEVLDVFSASKQLRYFVDCTVGAAGHSSAIIEGHPEMEVYVGLDVDPVALEKARARINSVLHNPTSSTLKASTFLENFRYVKSLLCDVDETLLDTGIDGILMDLGMSSMQVNDPERGFSVLANGPLDMRMDPQASLKAEDILNSWPETEVGRILREYGEESNWYSLQNRIVKARLNGGLHSTGDLVDLIKSATPLSREGRQGWIKTATRVFQALRIAVNDELKTLEDSLYACFDCLAPGGRLAVISFHSLEDRIVKQTFLDIINVKDGDGDIDMNEEEARKKDLRKIKNDIDESEAWIKQMVQGLRGTILTKRPITPSEKEESLNSRSRSAKLRVIQKA; from the exons atgGCAATAGCATCAACATCGGCCTCAGCCTCAAAgctcttctctttttcctcgTTATCATTCCGTCTGCGAAGCCTCACAACCGCCTCTAGTATCAGCAGCAACTGCAGCACCacaagcaagaagaagaaggagaaggagaagctGAAGCAGAGAGTGgtgataaaagaaaagaggagaaCGCGTTCTGATAGAGAGTTCAAATTGGAAAACATTAAACGTTATGGAGATACTGCCACCCACATTCCAGTCATGCTTGGTGAAGTTTTGGATGTATTCTCGGCATCCAAACAGCTCCGGTACTTCGTCGACTGTACGGTTGGAGCTGCTGGGCATTCCTCTGCG ATAATTGAAGGCCATCCAGAAATGGAAGTGTATGTAGGACTTGATGTTGATCCTGTGGCGCTTGAGAAGGCTCGAGCACGGATCAACTCTGTTTTGCATAACCCAACTTCTTCGACCCTCAAAGCTTCCACCTTTCTGGagaatttcagatatgttaagTCTCTGCTTTGCGATGTGGATGAGACACTCCTTGACACTGGGATTGATGGGATTTTAATGGACTTGGGAATGTCATCAATGCAAGTGAACGATCCTGAAAGAGGGTTCAGTGTGCTTGCTAATGGACCTCTTGATATGCGAATGGATCCTCAG GCAAGTCTGAAAGCTGAAGACATTTTAAACTCTTGGCCAGAGACTGAGGTAGGGCGCATCCTGCGAGAGTATGGGGAAGAAAGTAACTGGTACTCTCTTCAAAATAGAATTGTTAAAGCCCGATTGAATGGTGGATTGCATTCCACTGGTGATCTAGTTGATCTTATAAAAAGTGCGACTCCTCTGAGTCGAG AAGGAAGGCAAGGTTGGATTAAGACAGCTACAAGGGTCTTTCAAGCTCTGAGGATAGCTGTCAACGATGAACTGAAGACTCTGGAGGATTCTCTTTATGCTTGTTTTGACTGCCTTGCACCTGGTGGTAGGCTAGCGGTCATCTCTTTCCATAGTTTGGAAGAcagaattgtgaaacaaacaTTTCTGGACATAATCAATGTCAAAGATGGAGATGGGGATATTGAtatgaatgaagaagaagcgCGGAAGAAAGATTTGAGAAAGATCAAGAATGACATTGATGAAAGTGAAGCATGGATCAAACAAATGGTACAAGGCTTGAGAGGAACAATTCTCACTAAGAGACCAATTACACCATCTGAAAAGGAAGAGAGCCTGAATAGCCGTTCCAGAAGTGCTAAGCTGAGGGTGATTCAGAAGGCttag
- the LOC117624474 gene encoding uncharacterized protein LOC117624474 isoform X2: protein MCAFLHLKISFCSKMKTLAIKWHEQVHGFSHMPIFNPRKKIEVIKVTKATSLSSESNAKKANLCAAKKERIKLPNHDDSSGGKTFHISEFLSHQSGIEAMLNTRALKSFESLDTDTYRCTLPKLQLLNFEAAPVLDLRVTPTNEDCIVEMLSCRFEGSEAVERQNSHFSAFMRNHMSWDTNDSESFLEVDVKLKLTLEIYTRPFTMMPVSAVERPGNLMMQALVDRLVPLLLQQLLQDYSKWVVDKQAVG, encoded by the exons atGTGTGCTTTCCTGCATcttaaaatatcattttgcaGCAAAATGAAGACACTAGCTATCAAGTGGCATGAACAAGTACATGGGTTCTCTCATATGCCAATCTTCAACCCCAG GAAGAAAATTGAAGTGATAAAGGTAACTAAAGCAACCAGCTTAAGTTCAGAGTCAAATGCAAAGAAAGCAAATTTGTGTGCtgcaaagaaggaaagaattAAGCTGCCAAATCATGATGATAGCTCTGGTGGCAAGACTTTTCACATTAGTGAGTTTCTCAGCCACCAATCAGGAATTGAAGCCATGCTTAACACCAGAGCCTTAAAAAGCTTTGAATCCCTTGATACTGATACTTACAG ATGCACCCTGCCAAAGCTTCagcttttgaattttgaagctGCTCCTGTGCTGGACTTGAGAGTGACCCCAACAAATGAAGATTGTATAGTTGAGATGCTTTCTTGCAGG TTTGAGGGTTCAGAAGCCGTGGAACGCCAAAACAGCCATTTTTCAG CATTCATGAGAAATCACATGTCGTGGGACACAAATGACTCTGAATCTTTTTTGGAGGTTGATGTGAAGCTAAAACTCACTCTTGAG ATTTATACACGCCCTTTCACCATGATGCCAGTATCAGCTGTTGAGCGTCCTGGAAATTT AATGATGCAAGCCTTAGTGGATAGGCTGGTGCCATTGCTTCTGCAGCAACTACTACAAGATTACAGCAAATGGGTTGTTGATAAGCAAGCAGTTGGATGA
- the LOC117624474 gene encoding uncharacterized protein LOC117624474 isoform X1, which translates to MCAFLHLKISFCSKMKTLAIKWHEQVHGFSHMPIFNPRKKIEVIKVTKATSLSSESNAKKANLCAAKKERIKLPNHDDSSGGKTFHISEFLSHQSGIEAMLNTRALKSFESLDTDTYRCTLPKLQLLNFEAAPVLDLRVTPTNEDCIVEMLSCRFEGSEAVERQNSHFSAFMRNHMSWDTNDSESFLEVDVKLKLTLEIYTRPFTMMPVSAVERPGNFVMTCRMMQALVDRLVPLLLQQLLQDYSKWVVDKQAVG; encoded by the exons atGTGTGCTTTCCTGCATcttaaaatatcattttgcaGCAAAATGAAGACACTAGCTATCAAGTGGCATGAACAAGTACATGGGTTCTCTCATATGCCAATCTTCAACCCCAG GAAGAAAATTGAAGTGATAAAGGTAACTAAAGCAACCAGCTTAAGTTCAGAGTCAAATGCAAAGAAAGCAAATTTGTGTGCtgcaaagaaggaaagaattAAGCTGCCAAATCATGATGATAGCTCTGGTGGCAAGACTTTTCACATTAGTGAGTTTCTCAGCCACCAATCAGGAATTGAAGCCATGCTTAACACCAGAGCCTTAAAAAGCTTTGAATCCCTTGATACTGATACTTACAG ATGCACCCTGCCAAAGCTTCagcttttgaattttgaagctGCTCCTGTGCTGGACTTGAGAGTGACCCCAACAAATGAAGATTGTATAGTTGAGATGCTTTCTTGCAGG TTTGAGGGTTCAGAAGCCGTGGAACGCCAAAACAGCCATTTTTCAG CATTCATGAGAAATCACATGTCGTGGGACACAAATGACTCTGAATCTTTTTTGGAGGTTGATGTGAAGCTAAAACTCACTCTTGAG ATTTATACACGCCCTTTCACCATGATGCCAGTATCAGCTGTTGAGCGTCCTGGAAATTT TGTGATGACATGCAGAATGATGCAAGCCTTAGTGGATAGGCTGGTGCCATTGCTTCTGCAGCAACTACTACAAGATTACAGCAAATGGGTTGTTGATAAGCAAGCAGTTGGATGA
- the LOC117624474 gene encoding uncharacterized protein LOC117624474 isoform X3: MKTLAIKWHEQVHGFSHMPIFNPRKKIEVIKVTKATSLSSESNAKKANLCAAKKERIKLPNHDDSSGGKTFHISEFLSHQSGIEAMLNTRALKSFESLDTDTYRCTLPKLQLLNFEAAPVLDLRVTPTNEDCIVEMLSCRFEGSEAVERQNSHFSAFMRNHMSWDTNDSESFLEVDVKLKLTLEIYTRPFTMMPVSAVERPGNFVMTCRMMQALVDRLVPLLLQQLLQDYSKWVVDKQAVG; encoded by the exons ATGAAGACACTAGCTATCAAGTGGCATGAACAAGTACATGGGTTCTCTCATATGCCAATCTTCAACCCCAG GAAGAAAATTGAAGTGATAAAGGTAACTAAAGCAACCAGCTTAAGTTCAGAGTCAAATGCAAAGAAAGCAAATTTGTGTGCtgcaaagaaggaaagaattAAGCTGCCAAATCATGATGATAGCTCTGGTGGCAAGACTTTTCACATTAGTGAGTTTCTCAGCCACCAATCAGGAATTGAAGCCATGCTTAACACCAGAGCCTTAAAAAGCTTTGAATCCCTTGATACTGATACTTACAG ATGCACCCTGCCAAAGCTTCagcttttgaattttgaagctGCTCCTGTGCTGGACTTGAGAGTGACCCCAACAAATGAAGATTGTATAGTTGAGATGCTTTCTTGCAGG TTTGAGGGTTCAGAAGCCGTGGAACGCCAAAACAGCCATTTTTCAG CATTCATGAGAAATCACATGTCGTGGGACACAAATGACTCTGAATCTTTTTTGGAGGTTGATGTGAAGCTAAAACTCACTCTTGAG ATTTATACACGCCCTTTCACCATGATGCCAGTATCAGCTGTTGAGCGTCCTGGAAATTT TGTGATGACATGCAGAATGATGCAAGCCTTAGTGGATAGGCTGGTGCCATTGCTTCTGCAGCAACTACTACAAGATTACAGCAAATGGGTTGTTGATAAGCAAGCAGTTGGATGA
- the LOC117624457 gene encoding sarcoplasmic reticulum histidine-rich calcium-binding protein isoform X1 has protein sequence MYNGIGLQTPRGSGTNGYIQTNKFFIKSRTGKVADSSRGFDDDQGMGGVMKKANRDILEHDRKRQIQLKLVVLEDKLIDQGFTDAEIAEKLEEARKTLEAAAASEELGGSTAVVISDKKVSDTQTHQIAARKEKQMETLRAALGLASSDLTEKDTDEVDDGLKSSRKNGPNDDGRPQERSEHAFLDRDYSRKKHGEEKQKAEKDDKKKSVKESRRNKKEESRKKRHKYDSSDTDNSGSPPKADKKKKRRGTSSSDEDDSEVDVGKKHKVAKKHNKRRNENTDDSESATSDDDAKDSSRKKVDKFKKPHRRHDSDEDDSEVDGRKKQKVVKKHNKSRKNDTDDSDSATSDDGAEGRSRKEVEKSKQPRRRHDSDEDSGSDKDFSKSRAEKEKLHVKPSRRHDSGDESDSDSRMERKKSQVEKQRNQHGSRNVERDNFVVEDDNKGNNVRSGKSRKNYDVDDESDYERSRKSRGAITEKSRGSGRIDTDDDVTVEREDRVHSKDSEPQWVSRRGNQDYEERGGGRSRSKDDQEHKGRKHGRDEEDHGIRGRHNKEEENRGRKHGRDEEDHEYRKHRENHEEEHGNRKLGKMEEEQGNKDIDRDQVMDYKRAKYDDSRSNERRRHENDKHNEEDPKYRRRVEDVEEERGNRRHGKIDEERGSKETEREKRRHGNDKHNEEDRKYRRHAEDIEEERGNRRYGKVDEERGSKETERVRRRHENDKHNEDDRIYRRHGEDVEEERGIRRHGNIDEEGGSKEPERDRHLDYKRARYDDSRRHGNIDEEGGSKETERDRHLDYKRARYDDSRSSERRRYENDKHNDGRSRNRD, from the exons ATGTACAACGGAATAGGGTTACAAACTCCAAGGGGGTCTGGGACCAATGGTTACATACAGACTAACAAGTTCTTCATCAAATCGAGGACCGGAAAGGTCGCCGATTCTTCCAGAGGCTTTGACGACGACCAGGGCATGGGCGGCGTCATGAAGAAGGCCAACAGGGACATCCTCGAGCATGATCGCAAGCGCCAGATTCAGCTCAAGCTTGTGGTGCTCGAGGATAAGCTCATCGATCAGGGTTTTACGGATGCTGAGATCGCGGAGAAGCTCGAGGAGGCTCGGAAGACTCTCGAAGCCGCAGCTGCTTCCGAGGAGCTCGGTGGATCCACCGCCGTTGTGATTTCCGATAAGAA GGTTTCAGATACACAGACCCACCAAATTGCTGCCAGGAAGGAGAAGCAAATGGAAACATTAAGAGCTGCTCTTGGACTAGCTTCATctgatttaacagaaaaagatACTGATGAGGTTGATGATGGACTGAAAAGTAGTCGGAAGAATGGTCCAAATGATGATGGCAGGCCTCAGGAGAGAAGCGAGCATGCATTTTTGGACAGGGACTATTCGCGGAAGAAACATGGGGAGGAAAAGCAGAAAGCTGAAAAAGATGATAAGAAAAAGAGTGTGAAAGAATCTAGGCGGAACAAGAAGGAAGAAAGTAGGAAGAAAAGGCATAAGTATGATTCTTCTGATACCGATAACAGTGGTAGTCCTCCGAAAGctgataaaaagaagaagcgcCGTGGAACTAGCAGCAGTGATGAAGATGATTCTGAAGTTGATGTTGGCAAGAAGCACAAGGTTGCAAAGAAGCacaataaaagaagaaatgaaaacacCGATGATTCCGAGTCTGCCACCAGTGATGATGATGCGAAGGACAGTTCAAGAAAGAAAGTTGATAAGTTCAAAAAACCTCATAGGAGGCATGATTCCGATGAAGATGATTCAGAAGTTGATGGTAGAAAGAAGCAGAAGGTTGTAAAGAAGCATAATAAGAGCCGAAAGAATGACACTGATGATTCTGATTCTGCTACCAGTGATGATGGTGCTGAGGGCAGATCCAGAAAGGAAGTTGAGAAATCCAAACAACCTCGTAGGAGGCATGATTCTGATGAAGATTCTGGTTCTGATAAAGACTTCTCGAAGAGTAGAGCTGAAAAGGAGAAACTACATGTGAAACCAAGCAGGCGGCATGATTCTGGGGATGAGTCTGATTCTGACAGCAGgatggaaaggaaaaaaagtcaAGTTGAGAAGCAGAGGAATCAGCATGGTAGCCGAAATGTAGAGCGAGATAATTTTGTCGTGGAGGATGACAACAAAGGCAACAATGTTAGAAGTGGAAAAAGCAGGAAAAATTATGATGTGGATGATGAATCTGACTATGAAAGGTCCAGAAAAAGTAGAGGTGCAATAACAGAAAAGAGTAGAGGAAGTGGCAGGATTGATACTGATGATGATGTGACTGTAGAACGTGAGGACAGAGTTCACAGCAAGGATAGTGAACCACAATGGGTTAGTAGGAGGGGTAATCAGGATTACGAAGAGCGTGGAGGAGGTAGAAGCCGCAGCAAGGATGATCAGGAGCATAAGGGTAGAAAGCACGGAAGGGATGAAGAGGATCATGGAATACGTGGAAGACACaacaaggaggaagaaaatagGGGAAGGAAGCATGGAAGAGACGAAGAGGATCATGAATATAGAAAGCACAGAGAAAATCACGAAGAGGAGCATGGAAATAGAAAGCttgggaaaatggaggaaGAACAGGGAAATAAGGATATTGACAGGGATCAAGTCATGGATTACAAGAGAGCAAAATATGATGATTCTAGATCAAATGAGAGGAGGAGGCACGAAAATGACAAACACAATGAAGAAGATCCTAAATATAGAAGGCGTGTAGAGGATGTCGAAGAGGAGCGTGGTAATAGAAGGCATGGAAAAATAGATGAAGAAAGGGGAAGTAAGGAGActgagagggagaagaggaGGCACGGAAATGACAAACATAATGAAGAGGATCGCAAATATAGAAGGCATGCAGAAGATATTGAAGAGGAGCGTGGAAATAGAAGGTATGGTAAAGTAGATGAAGAAAGGGGAAGTAAGGAGACTGAAAGGGTTAGGAGGAGGCATGAAAATGACAAACACAATGAAGATGATCGTATATATAGAAGGCATGGAGAGGATGTTGAAGAGGAGCGTGGAATTAGAAGGCATGGAAACATAGATGAAGAAGGGGGAAGTAAAGAGCCTGAGAGAGATAGGCACCTGGATTACAAGAGAGCAAGATATGATGATTCTAGAAGGCATGGAAACATAGATGAAGAAGGGGGAAGTAAGGAGACTGAGAGAGATAGGCACCTGGATTACAAGAGAGCAAGATATGATGATTCTAGATCAAGTGAGAGAAGAAGATATGAAAATGACAAACATAATGATGGTCGTTCCAGGAATCGGGACTGA
- the LOC117624457 gene encoding sarcoplasmic reticulum histidine-rich calcium-binding protein isoform X2: MYNGIGLQTPRGSGTNGYIQTNKFFIKSRTGKVADSSRGFDDDQGMGGVMKKANRDILEHDRKRQIQLKLVVLEDKLIDQGFTDAEIAEKLEEARKTLEAAAASEELGGSTAVVISDKKVSDTQTHQIAARKEKQMETLRAALGLASSDLTEKDTDEVDDGLKSSRKNGPNDDGRPQERSEHAFLDRDYSRKKHGEEKQKAEKDDKKKSVKESRRNKKEESRKKRHKYDSSDTDNSGSPPKADKKKKRRGTSSSDEDDSEVDVGKKHKVAKKHNKRRNENTDDSESATSDDDAKDSSRKKVDKFKKPHRRHDSDEDDSEVDGRKKQKVVKKHNKSRKNDTDDSDSATSDDGAEGRSRKEVEKSKQPRRRHDSDEDSGSDKDFSKSRAEKEKLHVKPSRRHDSGDESDSDSRMERKKSQVEKQRNQHGSRNVERDNFVVEDDNKGNNVRSGKSRKNYDVDDESDYERSRKSRGAITEKSRGSGRIDTDDDVTVEREDRVHSKDSEPQWVSRRGNQDYEERGGGRSRSKDDQEHKGRKHGRDEEDHGIRGRHNKEEENRGRKHGRDEEDHEYRKHRENHEEEHGNRKLGKMEEEQGNKDIDRDQVMDYKRAKYDDSRSNERRRHENDKHNEEDPKYRRRVEDVEEERGNRRHGKIDEERGSKETEREKRRHGNDKHNEEDRKYRRHAEDIEEERGNRRYGKVDEERGSKETERVRRRHENDKHNEDDRIYRRHGEDVEEERGIRRHGNIDEEGGSKEPERDRHLDYKRARYDDSRSSERRRYENDKHNDGRSRNRD, from the exons ATGTACAACGGAATAGGGTTACAAACTCCAAGGGGGTCTGGGACCAATGGTTACATACAGACTAACAAGTTCTTCATCAAATCGAGGACCGGAAAGGTCGCCGATTCTTCCAGAGGCTTTGACGACGACCAGGGCATGGGCGGCGTCATGAAGAAGGCCAACAGGGACATCCTCGAGCATGATCGCAAGCGCCAGATTCAGCTCAAGCTTGTGGTGCTCGAGGATAAGCTCATCGATCAGGGTTTTACGGATGCTGAGATCGCGGAGAAGCTCGAGGAGGCTCGGAAGACTCTCGAAGCCGCAGCTGCTTCCGAGGAGCTCGGTGGATCCACCGCCGTTGTGATTTCCGATAAGAA GGTTTCAGATACACAGACCCACCAAATTGCTGCCAGGAAGGAGAAGCAAATGGAAACATTAAGAGCTGCTCTTGGACTAGCTTCATctgatttaacagaaaaagatACTGATGAGGTTGATGATGGACTGAAAAGTAGTCGGAAGAATGGTCCAAATGATGATGGCAGGCCTCAGGAGAGAAGCGAGCATGCATTTTTGGACAGGGACTATTCGCGGAAGAAACATGGGGAGGAAAAGCAGAAAGCTGAAAAAGATGATAAGAAAAAGAGTGTGAAAGAATCTAGGCGGAACAAGAAGGAAGAAAGTAGGAAGAAAAGGCATAAGTATGATTCTTCTGATACCGATAACAGTGGTAGTCCTCCGAAAGctgataaaaagaagaagcgcCGTGGAACTAGCAGCAGTGATGAAGATGATTCTGAAGTTGATGTTGGCAAGAAGCACAAGGTTGCAAAGAAGCacaataaaagaagaaatgaaaacacCGATGATTCCGAGTCTGCCACCAGTGATGATGATGCGAAGGACAGTTCAAGAAAGAAAGTTGATAAGTTCAAAAAACCTCATAGGAGGCATGATTCCGATGAAGATGATTCAGAAGTTGATGGTAGAAAGAAGCAGAAGGTTGTAAAGAAGCATAATAAGAGCCGAAAGAATGACACTGATGATTCTGATTCTGCTACCAGTGATGATGGTGCTGAGGGCAGATCCAGAAAGGAAGTTGAGAAATCCAAACAACCTCGTAGGAGGCATGATTCTGATGAAGATTCTGGTTCTGATAAAGACTTCTCGAAGAGTAGAGCTGAAAAGGAGAAACTACATGTGAAACCAAGCAGGCGGCATGATTCTGGGGATGAGTCTGATTCTGACAGCAGgatggaaaggaaaaaaagtcaAGTTGAGAAGCAGAGGAATCAGCATGGTAGCCGAAATGTAGAGCGAGATAATTTTGTCGTGGAGGATGACAACAAAGGCAACAATGTTAGAAGTGGAAAAAGCAGGAAAAATTATGATGTGGATGATGAATCTGACTATGAAAGGTCCAGAAAAAGTAGAGGTGCAATAACAGAAAAGAGTAGAGGAAGTGGCAGGATTGATACTGATGATGATGTGACTGTAGAACGTGAGGACAGAGTTCACAGCAAGGATAGTGAACCACAATGGGTTAGTAGGAGGGGTAATCAGGATTACGAAGAGCGTGGAGGAGGTAGAAGCCGCAGCAAGGATGATCAGGAGCATAAGGGTAGAAAGCACGGAAGGGATGAAGAGGATCATGGAATACGTGGAAGACACaacaaggaggaagaaaatagGGGAAGGAAGCATGGAAGAGACGAAGAGGATCATGAATATAGAAAGCACAGAGAAAATCACGAAGAGGAGCATGGAAATAGAAAGCttgggaaaatggaggaaGAACAGGGAAATAAGGATATTGACAGGGATCAAGTCATGGATTACAAGAGAGCAAAATATGATGATTCTAGATCAAATGAGAGGAGGAGGCACGAAAATGACAAACACAATGAAGAAGATCCTAAATATAGAAGGCGTGTAGAGGATGTCGAAGAGGAGCGTGGTAATAGAAGGCATGGAAAAATAGATGAAGAAAGGGGAAGTAAGGAGActgagagggagaagaggaGGCACGGAAATGACAAACATAATGAAGAGGATCGCAAATATAGAAGGCATGCAGAAGATATTGAAGAGGAGCGTGGAAATAGAAGGTATGGTAAAGTAGATGAAGAAAGGGGAAGTAAGGAGACTGAAAGGGTTAGGAGGAGGCATGAAAATGACAAACACAATGAAGATGATCGTATATATAGAAGGCATGGAGAGGATGTTGAAGAGGAGCGTGGAATTAGAAGGCATGGAAACATAGATGAAGAAGGGGGAAGTAAAGAGCCTGAGAGAG ATAGGCACCTGGATTACAAGAGAGCAAGATATGATGATTCTAGATCAAGTGAGAGAAGAAGATATGAAAATGACAAACATAATGATGGTCGTTCCAGGAATCGGGACTGA
- the LOC117624497 gene encoding protein arginine N-methyltransferase 1.5, translating to MPLGERAGDKSESRYCGVETQFNDDMPHVLAFNLSHGSFDFVVAPLMDPAYRPSLMQKESGVSGVLPFAGSDLVLSPSQWSSHVVGKISSWIDLDSEDEILRVDSEITLKQEIAWASHLSLQACLLPAPKGNSCANYARCVNQILQGLNSMQLWLRIPLVKTDNDTMDVVNSSNLDDSWEIWNSFRLLCEHHSQLSVALDVLNSLPSANSLGRWFGESVRAAIISTDCFLTNARGYPCLSKRHQKLVSGFFNHSIQIVLSGEPVHSLPRINSDLAANNNDNNVDGVQKHPLRPYLDYVGYLYQRMDPLPEQERFELGYRDFLQSPLQPLMDNLEAQTYETFEKDTMKYIQYQRAICKALQDRVPDDKASSVTTVLMVVGAGRGPLVRASLQAAEETGRKLKVYAVEKNPNAVVTLHSLVKLEGWENIVSIISSDMRYWDAPEKADILVSELLGSFGDNELSPECLDGAQRLLKDDGISIPSSYTSFIQPVTASKLYNDVKSHKDVAHFETAYVVKLHNIARLAPPQPVFTFIHPNRSIDKSNNRYTKLQFGVSSDTGSAMIHGFAGYFDAVLYKEVHLGIEPSTSTPNMFSWFPIFFPLRTPISLHPGSSLEVHFWRCCRPSKVWYEWTVTSPSSSPIHNTNGRSYWVGL from the exons ATGCCGCTTGGTGAAAGAGCAGGAGATAAGAGCGAATCTCGCTATTGTGGCGTGGAGACCCAGTTCAACGATGACATGCCTCATGTCCTCGCTTTCAATCTCTCCCATGGCTCCTTCGATTTCGTCGTGGCTCCTCTG ATGGATCCTGCTTATCGACCAAGCTTAATGCAAAAAGAAAGTGGAGTATCTGGTGTTCTGCCATTTGCTGGGTCAGATTTGGTTTTGAGTCCTTCACAATGGAGCAGTCATGTTGTGG GAAAAATTAGCTCATGGATTGACTTAGATTCAGAAGATGAGATCCTCCGGGTTGATTCTGAAATTACCTTGAAGCAAGAGATAGCATGGGCTTCTCATTTGTCCCTGCAG GCATGCCTTCTTCCGGCTCCAAAGGGGAATTCCTGTGCTAATTATGCTAGGTGTGTCAATCAGATTTTACAAGGACTAAACAGTATGCAG TTGTGGCTGCGGATTCCATTGGTCAAGACAGACAACGATACGATGGATGTGGTGAACTCTAGTAATTTG GATGATTCCTGGGAGATTTGGAATTCATTTCGTCTGCTATGTGAACATCACAGTCAATTGTCTGTTGCCCTTGATGTTTT GAATTCACTACCTTCTGCAAACTCACTTGGACGTTGGTTTGGGGAGTCTGTTAGAGCAGCCATAATCAGTACTGAT TGCTTTTTAACAAATGCACGGGGTTATCCATGTCTGTCAAAGCGCCACCAAAAGCTAGTCAGTGGGTTTTTCAATCATTCTATACAG aTAGTTCTATCTGGAGAACCAGTACACAGTCTCCCCAGGATAAATTCAGATTTAGCTGCcaataataatgataataatgtTGACG GTGTCCAGAAACATCCCCTGAGGCCGTATTTGGATTATGTTGGTTATCTCTACCAAAGGATGGATCCCCTTCCTGAGCAAGAACGGTTTGag CTTGGTTACAGGGATTTCCTGCAGTCACCCTTACAG CCTCTCATGGATAATCTAGAGGCTCAAACCTATGAGACATTTGAAAAGGACACGATGAAATACATTCAG TACCAAAGGGCAATTTGTAAAGCTTTACAGGACAGGGTTCCAGATGACAAGGCATCTTCAGTGACCACC GTATTGATGGTTGTAGGAGCAGGACGTGGACCTCTTGTAAGGGCTTCATTGCAG GCAGCTGAAGAAACTGGGCGCAAGCTTAAAGTCTACGCTGTggaaaaaaatccaaatgcaGTCGTTACACTGCAT AGCTTGGTTAAACTAGAGGGGTGGGAAAACATTGTTTCCATAATTTCAAGTGATATGCGTTACTGGGATGCTCCTGAGAAAGCTGACATTTTG GTGAGTGAATTATTGGGTTCATTTGGTGATAATGAGCTATCTCCTGAGTGCCTTGATGGAGCTCAGAGACTTTTGAAGGACGATGGAATCTCAATACCTTCATC GTACACGAGTTTCATCCAACCGGTGACTGCTTCAAAGCTTTACAATGAT GTTAAGTCGCATAAAGATGTTGCACACTTTGAAACTGcttatgttgttaaattgcACAACATTGCAAGACTTGCTCCTCCTCAACCT GTGTTCACGTTTATTCATCCAAATCGCTCAATTGACAAAAGCAATAACCGGTACACGAAGTTGCAGTTTGGAGTATCCAGTGATACTGGCTCGGCCATGATTCACG GATTTGCTGGCTATTTTGATGCTGTTCTATACAAAGAAGTTCATCTTGGCATTGAACCGTCAACGTCAACACCAAACATGTTTAGCTG gtttccaatatttttcccACTGAGGACACCCATTTCTCTACATCCTGGTTCTTCTCTTGAAGTACATTTTTGGCGTTGTTGCCGTCCTAGCAAG GTTTGGTATGAATGGACTGTGACATCGCCCTCCAGTTCACCCATTCACAACACCAATGGACGTTCATATTGGGTCGGGCTGTAG